The sequence aacaaaccaggctctgcatcgaccgacacaaggcttgcatcgaccgacaccaacagggacaagcatcgaccgacacaaggtatgcatcggtcgacacaaggttcacttgcatcaaccgatgcttccacttgcatcgatcgacgcatgctcgacaatacgcggaaaccctagttgcatcgaccgacgcctccacatggcatcgaccgatgctcctaggtcaagccgcgccgtcctcgcactgcatcgacggATGCACatgtcgagcatcgtttttccccgaagcttctcgccggatctccgttcctgcaaccacaagaaacgatcccaagccacaagaaagcttcctaacgcctcatacaacattctaacaagcctaacaacacataaacaaacagatcaaagaatctccagcttagataagccatggtcatgcacttacctttgccaagaagtttctgaaccttaaacaatcaagaacacgctcctaggaagctcctacaacgatcccagttacagatctctacaggaaacgcctccaaacaccagaaatcaccaagaacgctcaagaacactcaagaacactttttctcccttcttttctctcaaaaacggctgaactcgtcgaatgagacaaaaacacgacttaaaggttttccctaacccaaaacgtagcgtttaacttaaactcgtctgcagaaaacaaccttgcatcgaccgatacacatagtgcatcgaccgatgtaatccctaaaccgggattttggttcgcggatgttacagagGCAGAGAGGCgtggacaaaaaaagaaaatatatttaactttttaattagtcATGTTGGTTAGGGAACGGgcctatttttttggtttctttgctcCATAGTTTTgaaataaagttgaaatgagtttatgttttgttggcTAGAGAATTGAGATGGATCTATTTAAGTTTCTTTAACCCATAGTTTTGAATTAAATTGAGAATAAGCACATGTGTCAGCTATATAAGAAGTCATATGTCATGTTattagaagaagttgagaaaaaccttctcatattatataagaatgAGGATATGTGTCAGCTATATAAGAAGCGAGATGTCATATTattagaagaagttgagaaaaaccttctcatattatataagataacaAAGTGACATGAACAATTGAGAAGAGGTTGAAAACATACAAATCCTGACTTCTTTACTAGAtgataaacaaaacacaagttaCTAACTGTTGAAAAGAACATGAAAGCcaatgaaatgaaacaaaagaaagatagatgcaagaagaaacaaatcaaactaACTAATATTTATTTGTCTACTGCTGCATCACCCTCCCGAATTAAATGGGAGAGGCAACGACACCgtccaaatctctctgttgtGAAACCAAAACATGTGTAAAATAAGACAAGTTAAGAGCCGATTTTGATTATAGCACGATTGAcatgaacaaaattattaagTGGCTAAAACATTCTAAAAGCCAAGTTATTTTATTAGCAAAACACAAACTAGTAATTGttcaaaagaagatgatgatgaaaataacaaattgtACCTGTAGGTAACTATAGAtgagtttctttctctttgccCGGCTGGTTGATTTGGAGTTGCACTAAGCTTGGAACATAAGAAGAGCAGACAGGTGAAACAGCTACACGTTCGCCACAAGGTTTATTAAAATACCGAGTTTCTCTGAGATTCACAGATTTGTAGTAGTCATCCTTTACAAGGATGTGAGCTTGTTGGTGTGCCCCTTTATATAGGTGATCTAGATCAAAAACCACAGCAACATTCTCCTCCTCGTCAATGAGAAAACTCCCACTATATAGGTCAATTGAAAAATGATTAAGGCAGTGTAATTTGCTCCACGACACCTCATAGGGATCAATCTTGTTCGTAATCCAAATCTCCCAGTGAAGATCGTCAAGATATAACACAGCGAGCTGCTCTTCTCTAACACAAGATAGAGACATAGGGAAATAATCACAAGAAGGCAGAAGCAGAGgcggtccaaatctctctgttgtaaaatcaaaagagactAAGATATCCCAGGCAAATCTGCTTTCACCCAAAAAATAAGCATGTCCCTTCAAAGAAACGCTGCCTTGATAAAAGGGTATCTTACACTCCCAGTCGGGAGTGACATCAAAAACACTCCATGAACTAGAGCTAAGATCATAGATTTCGTAACCAACAACCGTTTCCTGCTCACCGAAAActctcaagattttgtggttacggTTGTTGTCATAACCGATAGCATACCTGTCGGAGACGTAGAAATTTTCTCTGGGTTGGATCCACCTGGTTTGACCCAAATAAGGATTCCATACCAAGAGCCTGTCCTCGAGGACGCACAACAATAAGCCGTCGCAGTGAAGGATTTCAGTTACCTTTATCTGATCGAATACACTTACTTGCTTCACAGATGGACTAACAGAATTgtagtcgtcgtcgtcgtcgtcgtggaTTCCTTGGAGATCAAATTTCATTGAAAAAACGCTATAGTCCATCGTCAGGAACCCCATCAACTGATTCTTCCTTGCTGCTTTTTTTCCGATAATCTGTTTTTTCGATAAACCGTTCCAATATTTGCAAGTTGATCGTATTGCTTTGAGAGATGTAAACGGAACTCTAGAGAGTATCTCCTCCTCTACCAAGTCCCTTGGAAGATCGTTCATTCTATAATCTCTTTCGTCCTTCTTTCCAGCTTCTTCGCTTTTAGGgctgtaatatataatttactttcCTTTTCCCCTTTCTcatataattaagttttttacCTTGTCCTTTTCAGTAATTTTAACGTGACAAAGAAGCTAACGACTCTGTGTACCTTTAATCCTTTTTACTATATATCAAACTGTAACTATTTATAGTAGTAATTAACGTGGACTCAAAAGAAGACGTGAATAACAAGTGTATCAAAGGTTCAACCACGAGTTAAAGAACATAGTCAAACAAAGATTATATatctgaagagagagagagagatagagatgttTTTTTGCCAGGAAACGCTGATTCTCTATATTTCATTGTTTTGTATACATGGCGCAGTTTCAGAAACATAAAAGAATGCCcccaaaaatgaaaaggaaataagGCAAAGCCGAAACTATGTGACGGGGTTAGTAAAGAATATGAACTTAGCTTGACAACTTCAGGTTTCTCTGGGAAAATGAGTCACAAACTACtgacaaagaaagaaacctgCATCAACACGGGGCCTGCTAAGGAAGAACGCATTACCCTGCAAAAACACGGGGCCTGCTTCGGCCTTTGCGTGCATTAGTTATGACACTGATCAACGCACCACCTGTGTCTAGTACTGAGTTGGCACCCATTAGCTTTAATCCAAGAGCACTGATCAGATAGGACAGTTTGCTTCCATTACTATTTTCGTCCAATTCTTGAAGCTTATTAGCTTGCTCCCGGGAAAGAATAGTGTAAAGCTGAAGTCGATTGGT comes from Camelina sativa cultivar DH55 chromosome 19, Cs, whole genome shotgun sequence and encodes:
- the LOC104767490 gene encoding F-box/kelch-repeat protein At3g13680-like; the protein is MNDLPRDLVEEEILSRVPFTSLKAIRSTCKYWNGLSKKQIIGKKAARKNQLMGFLTMDYSVFSMKFDLQGIHDDDDDDYNSVSPSVKQVSVFDQIKVTEILHCDGLLLCVLEDRLLVWNPYLGQTRWIQPRENFYVSDRYAIGYDNNRNHKILRVFGEQETVVGYEIYDLSSSSWSVFDVTPDWECKIPFYQGSVSLKGHAYFLGESRFAWDILVSFDFTTERFGPPLLLPSCDYFPMSLSCVREEQLAVLYLDDLHWEIWITNKIDPYEVSWSKLHCLNHFSIDLYSGSFLIDEEENVAVVFDLDHLYKGAHQQAHILVKDDYYKSVNLRETRYFNKPCGERVAVSPVCSSYVPSLVQLQINQPGKEKETHL